One genomic segment of Paraburkholderia caffeinilytica includes these proteins:
- the deoC gene encoding deoxyribose-phosphate aldolase has product MAVHLSRNQLAETALKALHLIDLTSLNDDDTDISIEALVASADTPVGTPAAICVYPRFIETARTALTGKGLSLPVATVANFPSGALSPDEAARETAEAVRLGADEVDVVFPYRALLAGDALVGRELVAHSRAAAGGKCLKVILETGELRQAGLIRLASEIAIEAGADFIKTSTGKVPVNATLGAAAIMLDVIGEAGRTVGFKAAGGVRRADEAAAYLTLAERLLRPGWATPATFRFGASGLLGNLLATLGHVGGGVQSNLY; this is encoded by the coding sequence GTGGCAGTTCACCTTAGCCGCAACCAGCTCGCCGAGACGGCGCTGAAGGCGTTGCATCTGATCGACCTTACGTCGTTGAACGATGACGACACGGACATATCGATCGAAGCGCTGGTTGCATCGGCCGACACGCCGGTCGGCACGCCGGCCGCCATCTGTGTGTATCCCCGCTTCATCGAAACGGCACGCACCGCGCTGACCGGCAAAGGCCTGTCGCTGCCTGTCGCCACCGTCGCGAATTTTCCGTCTGGGGCGTTGTCACCCGACGAGGCGGCGCGGGAAACCGCCGAGGCGGTCAGGCTCGGCGCGGACGAGGTGGACGTGGTGTTTCCCTATCGTGCGCTGCTTGCAGGCGATGCGCTCGTTGGCCGCGAACTGGTGGCCCATAGCCGCGCCGCGGCAGGCGGCAAATGCCTGAAAGTGATTCTCGAAACAGGCGAGCTCCGGCAGGCCGGCCTGATTCGCCTGGCAAGCGAGATTGCGATCGAAGCCGGCGCGGATTTCATCAAGACGTCGACCGGCAAGGTGCCGGTGAACGCCACGCTGGGGGCGGCCGCGATCATGCTGGACGTGATTGGCGAGGCGGGTCGCACGGTCGGTTTCAAGGCCGCTGGGGGCGTGCGCCGGGCCGACGAGGCCGCGGCCTACCTGACGCTTGCAGAGAGGCTGCTGCGGCCCGGCTGGGCGACGCCCGCCACGTTTCGCTTCGGCGCGTCCGGTCTGCTCGGCAACCTGCTTGCCACGCTGGGTCATGTTGGCGGTGGGGTGCAGTCCAACTTGTATTGA
- a CDS encoding purine-nucleoside phosphorylase, whose product MLKKKILQALAGLGLAASLVTGAHAASDAAQHPRPVKVLIISMFGPEGKVWLDHLGPMEHIKVPGLSADYPDVQCNHDSVCVLTTGMGHTNAAASVSALVYSKKFDLRKTYFLVSGIAGIDPAQGTLGSAAWARYLVDFGIQWELDAREIPAGWKSGYLGINTKSENEKPPLDYRTEVFQLNEALLQKAYGLSRDVTLTDSPEAAAYRAKYQSAPANQRPGVIQCDTLAGDTWFSGNALGQRARDWTRLLTDGKGVYCTTQQEDNATFEVIKRAEAAGLANTQRVAVLRAGSDFDRPPQGVSNVDNLLDYQNQGGFVPALNNLYLTGSPLVAAIVKDWKHWKDGVPAN is encoded by the coding sequence ATGCTCAAGAAAAAAATACTGCAGGCACTTGCCGGACTGGGACTTGCAGCTTCGCTGGTGACCGGCGCTCATGCTGCGAGTGACGCCGCGCAACACCCCCGGCCTGTGAAGGTCCTCATCATCAGTATGTTCGGGCCGGAAGGCAAAGTGTGGCTGGACCACCTGGGCCCGATGGAACATATCAAGGTACCCGGCCTGTCCGCGGACTATCCCGATGTCCAGTGCAACCACGACAGTGTGTGCGTTCTGACGACCGGCATGGGTCATACGAACGCGGCGGCCTCGGTGTCTGCGCTCGTGTATTCGAAAAAATTCGATTTGCGCAAGACGTACTTCCTGGTATCGGGCATCGCCGGTATCGATCCGGCGCAGGGTACGCTCGGCTCGGCCGCCTGGGCACGTTATCTGGTGGATTTCGGCATCCAGTGGGAACTGGATGCGCGTGAGATTCCGGCTGGATGGAAGTCCGGCTATCTCGGCATCAACACGAAGAGCGAAAACGAAAAGCCGCCGCTGGACTACCGCACCGAAGTGTTCCAGCTGAACGAGGCGCTGCTGCAAAAAGCCTACGGCCTGTCGCGCGACGTGACGCTGACCGACAGTCCGGAGGCCGCAGCCTATCGCGCGAAGTATCAGAGCGCGCCGGCCAATCAGCGTCCGGGCGTCATCCAGTGCGACACCCTGGCGGGCGATACGTGGTTCTCGGGGAATGCCTTGGGGCAGCGCGCCCGCGACTGGACTAGGCTCCTGACCGACGGCAAGGGCGTTTACTGCACGACGCAGCAGGAAGACAACGCGACCTTCGAGGTCATCAAGCGTGCGGAGGCGGCTGGTCTGGCAAATACGCAGCGCGTAGCGGTGCTGCGCGCCGGTTCGGACTTCGATCGTCCGCCACAAGGCGTCTCGAACGTCGACAACCTGCTCGATTACCAGAATCAGGGTGGCTTTGTTCCAGCGCTGAACAACCTCTATCTGACCGGCTCGCCGCTTGTGGCCGCGATCGTCAAGGACTGGAAGCATTGGAAAGACGGTGTACCGGCCAATTGA
- a CDS encoding PLP-dependent aminotransferase family protein — translation MDTPTPYRYEQLAELIVGMIDNGALAQGMRLPSVRAVSQQHRISISTALQAYRLLEDRGILVARPQSGFYVAARRRGALALPSASRPRAKASTVSISGAVVALLEHASNSALVPLGCAVPDAELLQSKRLDLALARAARQHGTRYNVYCAPQGDPRLRREIAKRAMRFGHALSPDDVLVTSGCTEALTLALTAVAKRGDSIAIESPTYFGLLHTLEVLGLKAFELPTDPTRGIDVGALARLLDTEPVAACVLSSNFNNPLGCAMAEADKRALLALLARHAVPLIEDDVYGDIHFSRERPKPFIALDGGTNTIYCSSFSKSLAPGYRVGWMVAGAYAQQVMERKLAFSLCSPVLPQVAIADFLESGAYDAHLRGIRRIFEENLGHMTRTIEASFPADTKVSRPAGGFMLWLELPRRFDSRELFDEALEQGICFAPGDVFSASRRFRNCLRLSAGHAWNDHIEDGVRRLGRLAQALLAPA, via the coding sequence ATGGACACGCCCACTCCGTATCGTTACGAGCAGTTGGCCGAGCTCATCGTCGGCATGATCGACAACGGCGCGCTCGCACAGGGCATGCGTCTGCCATCCGTGCGCGCCGTCAGCCAGCAGCACCGCATCAGCATCTCCACGGCGCTCCAGGCGTATCGCCTGCTCGAAGATCGCGGCATCCTCGTCGCGCGGCCGCAGTCGGGCTTTTACGTCGCGGCGAGGCGCCGCGGCGCACTCGCGTTGCCGTCGGCCTCGCGGCCGCGGGCAAAAGCGTCGACCGTGTCGATCAGCGGAGCCGTCGTGGCGCTGCTCGAGCACGCATCGAATTCGGCGCTCGTGCCGCTCGGCTGCGCCGTGCCCGACGCCGAGCTGCTGCAATCGAAGCGGCTCGACCTCGCGCTCGCGCGTGCCGCACGTCAACACGGCACGCGCTACAACGTCTATTGCGCGCCGCAGGGCGACCCGCGCCTGCGCCGCGAAATCGCGAAGCGGGCGATGCGCTTCGGGCACGCGCTATCGCCCGACGACGTGCTCGTCACGAGCGGATGCACCGAGGCGCTGACGCTCGCGCTTACCGCTGTCGCCAAACGGGGCGATTCGATTGCGATCGAATCGCCCACCTACTTTGGTCTCCTGCATACGCTGGAAGTGCTTGGCCTGAAGGCATTCGAGCTGCCGACCGACCCGACACGCGGCATCGATGTCGGCGCGCTCGCCCGCTTGCTCGACACGGAACCGGTGGCCGCGTGCGTGCTGTCGTCGAATTTCAACAATCCGCTAGGCTGCGCGATGGCCGAAGCCGACAAGCGGGCGCTCCTTGCGCTGCTCGCGCGGCATGCCGTGCCGCTGATCGAAGACGACGTCTACGGCGACATTCACTTCAGTCGCGAGCGGCCAAAGCCGTTCATCGCGCTCGACGGCGGCACCAATACGATCTACTGCAGCTCGTTCTCGAAAAGCCTTGCGCCCGGGTATCGGGTCGGCTGGATGGTCGCGGGCGCCTACGCGCAGCAGGTAATGGAACGCAAGCTGGCGTTCAGCCTCTGCAGTCCTGTCCTGCCTCAGGTCGCGATCGCGGACTTTCTGGAAAGCGGCGCCTACGATGCACATTTGCGCGGCATCCGGCGCATCTTCGAAGAAAACCTCGGGCATATGACGCGCACGATCGAAGCCAGCTTCCCGGCCGATACGAAAGTCAGCCGGCCCGCAGGCGGGTTCATGCTCTGGCTGGAACTGCCAAGGCGCTTTGACTCGCGCGAGCTCTTCGACGAAGCGCTCGAACAAGGCATCTGCTTCGCGCCCGGCGACGTCTTCTCCGCAAGCCGGCGCTTTCGCAATTGCCTCAGGCTGAGCGCCGGACATGCCTGGAACGACCACATCGAAGACGGCGTCCGCCGACTGGGGCGGCTTGCGCAGGCGCTGCTCGCACCGGCATGA
- the deoA gene encoding thymidine phosphorylase → MFLPQEFIRKKRDRQPLDRDEIAAFVRGVVDGSVTEGQVSAFAMAVYFNDLSVDECVAITLAQRDSGQVLDWSAQQLNGPVVDKHSTGGVGDLTSLLLGPMIAACGAYVPMISGRGLGHTGGTLDKLNSIPGYNVTPGTDEFQRVVRDVGVAIIGQTEQLAPADKRVYAIRDITATVESVAMITASILSKKLAAGLGGLVMDVKVGSGAFMPTPEKSLELARSIVDVGNGAGMKTTALLTDMNQSLAPCAGNALEVACAIDYLTGKSRPDRLHEVTMALAAQMLVSSGIAADDTQARVRLQAVLDSGAAVERFAKMVAALGGPVDLIDAPARYLTKAQIRIPVVAPVAGRVERIDCRALGMAVVGLGGGRVRAEDSIDYAVGLSELVPLGQRVDVGQPLGFVHAGSAGKAAHAAAMVQHAYTLSETGQATPPTIYRIVQ, encoded by the coding sequence ATGTTTCTGCCGCAGGAATTTATCCGCAAGAAACGCGACCGGCAGCCGCTCGATCGGGACGAAATTGCAGCGTTCGTTCGCGGCGTGGTGGATGGCAGCGTCACAGAAGGGCAGGTGTCCGCATTTGCGATGGCGGTGTATTTCAACGACCTGAGCGTCGACGAATGCGTCGCGATCACGCTTGCGCAACGCGACTCGGGGCAGGTGCTCGACTGGTCTGCGCAGCAACTAAACGGGCCGGTAGTCGACAAACACTCGACCGGCGGCGTCGGCGATCTGACCTCGTTGCTGCTCGGTCCGATGATTGCCGCATGTGGAGCTTACGTGCCGATGATTTCGGGACGCGGGCTTGGACACACGGGCGGGACACTCGACAAGCTGAATTCGATCCCGGGCTACAACGTCACGCCCGGCACAGACGAATTCCAGCGCGTGGTACGCGATGTCGGCGTCGCGATCATCGGCCAGACTGAGCAACTCGCGCCTGCGGACAAGCGCGTCTATGCGATCCGCGACATCACCGCGACGGTCGAGTCCGTGGCGATGATCACAGCGTCGATTCTGTCGAAGAAACTTGCGGCCGGGCTTGGAGGTCTGGTGATGGACGTCAAGGTGGGTTCGGGCGCGTTCATGCCGACTCCCGAAAAATCGCTCGAACTCGCGAGGAGCATCGTCGACGTCGGCAACGGCGCCGGCATGAAGACCACGGCGTTGCTGACCGACATGAACCAGTCGCTTGCGCCGTGCGCGGGCAATGCGCTGGAAGTTGCTTGCGCGATCGATTACTTGACCGGCAAGTCGCGTCCGGATCGTCTGCACGAGGTCACGATGGCGCTCGCCGCCCAGATGCTGGTCAGCAGCGGCATCGCTGCCGACGACACGCAGGCGCGAGTCAGGTTGCAGGCGGTGCTCGACTCCGGTGCGGCGGTGGAACGCTTCGCGAAAATGGTGGCGGCCCTGGGCGGACCCGTGGACCTGATCGACGCGCCCGCGCGCTATCTGACCAAGGCCCAGATCAGGATTCCGGTTGTCGCACCGGTGGCGGGACGCGTAGAGCGGATCGACTGCCGCGCGCTCGGCATGGCAGTCGTGGGGTTGGGTGGGGGCAGGGTACGGGCGGAAGACTCGATCGACTACGCAGTCGGCCTCTCGGAACTCGTGCCACTCGGACAACGCGTGGACGTCGGGCAGCCACTCGGCTTCGTGCATGCGGGCAGTGCCGGGAAAGCAGCGCATGCGGCGGCCATGGTGCAGCACGCATACACGCTTTCCGAGACAGGCCAGGCGACGCCGCCGACCATCTATCGAATCGTTCAGTGA
- a CDS encoding NupC/NupG family nucleoside CNT transporter: MDIVRSFCGMLILLLIAYLLSNNRGAVRPRTLFAALATQLAIGALVLFVPFGRSALAVVASAVNRVLEMGNHGVSFIFGGLVDSKMFELFGAGGFVFGLRVLPMIIFVTALIAVLYYVGVMKWIVTIVGIALEKTLGVSRIEACSAVATIFLGQSEMPALVKPFVRQMTSAEIFAVMSSGMASVAGSVLAAYAGLGVKMEYLLAASFMAVPGGLLFGKLLYPTVEPGQMNIDGLDFDEKGSANVIEAAASGASIGLKIAINVGAMLIAFIGLIALVNTAVGSIAALFGFANVTLQGLLGGLFAPLAWLIGVPWHDASLAGNFIGEKLILNEFVAYGDLSPYLKDTAQVAAAGLQVLDPKTIAIVSFALCGFANFSSIAILAGGFSAVAPERRSEVARHGLRALTASTLSNLMSAAIAGLFFSLH; this comes from the coding sequence GTGGATATCGTGCGCAGCTTCTGCGGCATGTTGATACTGTTGTTGATCGCCTATTTGCTATCGAACAATCGTGGCGCGGTACGGCCGCGGACGCTTTTTGCCGCGCTTGCGACACAGTTGGCGATCGGCGCGCTCGTGCTGTTCGTCCCGTTCGGACGTAGCGCGCTCGCGGTTGTTGCAAGCGCTGTCAACCGTGTGCTCGAAATGGGCAACCATGGCGTGTCGTTTATTTTTGGCGGGCTGGTCGACAGCAAGATGTTCGAGCTCTTCGGTGCGGGCGGCTTTGTGTTCGGCCTGCGTGTGCTGCCTATGATCATCTTCGTGACCGCGCTGATCGCGGTGCTTTATTACGTCGGGGTCATGAAGTGGATCGTCACCATCGTCGGTATAGCGCTGGAAAAGACGCTGGGCGTGAGCCGCATCGAGGCGTGCTCGGCAGTCGCAACCATCTTTCTCGGTCAAAGCGAAATGCCGGCGCTCGTGAAGCCGTTCGTGCGGCAGATGACCAGCGCGGAGATCTTTGCCGTGATGTCGAGCGGGATGGCTTCGGTAGCCGGGTCCGTGCTCGCTGCCTACGCCGGCCTTGGCGTGAAAATGGAGTACCTGCTGGCCGCATCGTTCATGGCCGTGCCGGGCGGCCTGCTGTTTGGCAAGCTGCTGTATCCGACTGTCGAGCCGGGCCAGATGAATATCGACGGGCTGGATTTCGACGAGAAGGGTTCCGCCAATGTCATCGAGGCAGCGGCTTCGGGGGCGAGCATCGGACTGAAGATCGCCATCAACGTCGGTGCGATGCTGATTGCCTTCATCGGTCTCATTGCGCTCGTCAATACGGCCGTGGGCAGCATTGCCGCATTGTTCGGCTTTGCGAACGTCACGCTGCAGGGCTTGCTGGGCGGTTTGTTTGCGCCGCTGGCCTGGCTGATCGGGGTGCCGTGGCACGATGCGTCGCTGGCCGGCAACTTCATCGGCGAGAAGCTGATTCTCAACGAGTTCGTCGCCTACGGGGACCTGTCGCCGTACCTGAAGGATACCGCGCAGGTCGCCGCGGCGGGACTGCAGGTTCTCGATCCCAAGACGATTGCGATCGTCTCGTTTGCGCTGTGCGGTTTCGCGAATTTTTCGTCGATCGCGATTCTGGCGGGCGGATTCAGCGCTGTGGCTCCCGAGCGCCGCTCTGAGGTGGCGCGCCATGGTCTGCGTGCGCTGACGGCCAGCACGCTGTCGAACCTGATGAGCGCGGCGATTGCCGGCCTTTTCTTCTCCCTGCATTGA
- a CDS encoding TetR/AcrR family transcriptional regulator, producing the protein MNTSSLPDLSPLQRRKRSAILDGAKSVFLSQGFGLATMDDVAAAAGVGKQTVYRHFKSKEALFVGLVSSMCAQVGGLLAGAQDEQSDESPEVELRELGWVLAQILIAPDYLRLYRAIVAEAERLPELGQVFYENGAKGVRAFAAKILRKRFDESTAALRAATFVQLVLGDAYLELSVGYTVPDVEARFALQIDEAVAAALR; encoded by the coding sequence ATGAACACGTCCTCTCTCCCCGACCTGAGCCCGCTGCAACGCCGTAAGCGGTCCGCCATCCTCGACGGCGCGAAAAGCGTCTTTTTAAGCCAGGGCTTCGGCCTGGCAACGATGGACGATGTCGCCGCGGCCGCCGGCGTCGGCAAACAGACGGTCTACCGCCACTTCAAGTCGAAGGAGGCGCTTTTCGTTGGCCTGGTGAGTTCGATGTGCGCGCAGGTGGGCGGACTTCTTGCCGGCGCGCAGGACGAGCAATCCGACGAATCGCCCGAAGTCGAGTTGCGCGAGTTGGGATGGGTGTTGGCACAAATCCTTATCGCACCGGATTATTTGCGGCTTTACCGGGCCATTGTTGCTGAGGCGGAACGTCTTCCGGAGCTCGGTCAGGTGTTTTACGAAAATGGTGCAAAGGGCGTGCGTGCCTTCGCCGCAAAAATTCTGCGAAAGCGATTTGACGAATCGACTGCGGCATTGCGGGCAGCAACATTCGTTCAGTTGGTGCTAGGCGACGCGTATCTGGAACTGTCAGTTGGCTACACGGTGCCCGATGTTGAAGCGCGCTTTGCGCTGCAGATCGACGAGGCGGTGGCAGCTGCACTTCGCTAA
- a CDS encoding DoxX family protein gives MSMAWNSASFESILATIVAVLFAVAGVVNLSGRGAVKRDFARWGYPAWFHLLCGALELLCSALLFGQQTRVLGLTLAGAILVAVLFTLLRNRESFGHLAPALFFSALVVATVALRA, from the coding sequence ATGAGCATGGCGTGGAATAGTGCATCTTTCGAATCGATTCTCGCGACGATCGTAGCGGTTCTGTTCGCGGTTGCCGGGGTGGTCAATCTCTCGGGACGCGGCGCGGTGAAGCGCGACTTCGCGCGCTGGGGTTACCCGGCATGGTTTCATTTGCTCTGCGGCGCTCTTGAGCTGTTGTGCTCGGCACTTCTTTTTGGACAACAAACCAGAGTCCTGGGCCTAACGCTGGCCGGTGCGATTCTGGTCGCCGTGCTCTTCACGTTGCTACGAAACCGGGAGTCGTTTGGGCATCTCGCCCCGGCGCTGTTCTTCTCGGCGCTCGTTGTGGCTACGGTGGCGCTCCGCGCTTGA
- a CDS encoding NAD-dependent epimerase/dehydratase family protein, with protein sequence MKLFITGGTGFIGQAVARKAISLGHQVTALVRKDSSAAAGALARLGVTLHAGDLREPQSFAATAGAADGVVHTASTNDASAAAADEAAVVAMLSHLHPGAAFVYTSGTWVYGNTEGAPVTEASALNPTPLIAWRPAVEQKVLALAERRSIAAVILRPAMVHGYGGGVFGMLAGMARQTGSVRVVGDGRNHWPAVHVDDLATAYLSAVERAASGDGRVAGQIFNVVAEDAVAVAEMGEAIRTSVGADRVEFWPLDDARKSLGPFADALALDQAVSGQHARKVLAWEPDGPGLIADLSIQKHFQQG encoded by the coding sequence TTGAAACTGTTCATTACAGGTGGGACCGGCTTCATCGGGCAAGCGGTCGCGCGCAAGGCAATCAGCCTCGGCCATCAGGTGACGGCGCTGGTGCGCAAGGACAGCTCGGCGGCCGCCGGCGCGCTGGCACGTCTCGGTGTGACACTGCATGCTGGCGACCTGCGCGAGCCACAGTCTTTCGCTGCAACTGCCGGTGCCGCTGATGGCGTGGTGCACACCGCTTCGACCAACGATGCTTCCGCCGCTGCTGCTGACGAGGCCGCGGTTGTAGCGATGCTTTCGCATTTGCATCCGGGCGCGGCGTTTGTCTATACGTCGGGCACCTGGGTCTACGGCAATACGGAGGGGGCGCCCGTGACTGAAGCATCGGCGCTGAACCCGACACCACTCATCGCATGGCGGCCCGCCGTGGAGCAAAAGGTGCTGGCGCTAGCAGAACGCCGCTCGATTGCCGCAGTGATCCTCAGGCCGGCGATGGTGCATGGTTACGGCGGCGGCGTCTTCGGCATGCTTGCCGGCATGGCCCGTCAGACCGGCAGCGTGAGGGTCGTCGGCGATGGTCGCAACCACTGGCCCGCCGTTCACGTCGACGATCTTGCCACGGCCTACCTGAGCGCGGTGGAGCGGGCGGCAAGCGGGGACGGTCGAGTCGCGGGACAGATCTTCAACGTGGTCGCGGAAGATGCCGTGGCCGTCGCCGAAATGGGTGAAGCGATTCGGACCTCGGTCGGCGCCGATCGCGTCGAATTCTGGCCGCTCGACGATGCTCGAAAATCGCTTGGGCCATTTGCCGACGCACTGGCGCTCGACCAGGCGGTAAGCGGTCAGCATGCCCGGAAAGTTCTTGCGTGGGAACCCGACGGCCCCGGCCTGATTGCGGACCTCTCCATCCAGAAGCACTTTCAGCAAGGCTAA